A window from Acidobacteriota bacterium encodes these proteins:
- a CDS encoding methyltransferase domain-containing protein — protein MRDAPNSTSLREHMLLFSRFLRSPRTVGAVTPSSRAVGEAMVANLDFSKPLRIVELGAGTGALTAPIVERLGPHNQFLAIDIDPAFCKNIQKRWPGIECICASAERLDTIVVDRGMAPVDHIVSGLPFVSLPIAVTRQILRSIAAVLRPGGTFTTFQYLHAYKLPSAVAFRKQMSGHMGSLPHVHLVVRNFPPALILTWTKQG, from the coding sequence ATGCGTGATGCACCGAACAGCACCAGCCTGCGGGAACACATGCTGCTCTTCAGCCGGTTTCTCCGGAGCCCCCGCACGGTCGGCGCCGTGACGCCGAGCTCGCGCGCGGTTGGCGAGGCCATGGTCGCCAATCTCGATTTCAGCAAGCCGCTGCGCATCGTGGAGCTGGGCGCCGGAACCGGCGCGCTGACGGCGCCGATCGTCGAGCGGCTCGGCCCGCACAACCAGTTCCTGGCGATCGACATCGATCCGGCGTTCTGCAAGAACATCCAGAAGCGCTGGCCCGGCATCGAGTGCATCTGCGCCTCGGCCGAGCGGCTCGACACGATCGTCGTCGACCGCGGCATGGCGCCGGTCGATCACATCGTCTCCGGGCTGCCGTTCGTCAGCCTGCCGATTGCGGTGACGCGCCAGATCCTCAGGTCGATCGCCGCCGTGCTGCGTCCGGGTGGCACGTTCACGACGTTCCAGTACCTGCACGCGTACAAGCTGCCGTCGGCCGTTGCCTTCCGGAAACAGATGAGCGGCCACATGGGCAGCCTTCCGCACGTCCACCTCGTGGTCCGGAACTTCCCGCCGGCGCTGATTCTG